The window GTTGGAGAGCGTGATCACTGAGAGAGAccaggtcagggaactgagatgctGGATATTGGAAATGACTAGCAGGTGGTCGACGACTGCCAAAAGAGGGTAGCGGGTGATATAATCTAATGACAGGCTATTAATGGGGAGGAAAGGTCAGTCTAGTAGCTGCAACACCAGGCTCAGTGACACAAGGAGGTGAGAGAAAACTGCCTTCACCTGAGAAAGCAGTGGAGTAGGTAGTGGCCTTAGTAGAGCACGTGCATTCCTAAAGTGAATTAGGAGGCATTCCAATTCTTTCCTTACTGTGGACCAGGTGAGGAGGCAGGGGGATTTTAAAGTTCAAATTGTCAGGCTGAGCGCACAATTTGTTTCCTTCCTACCTGAGACCCCAGTGAAATGATAGTGAGTAAACTCTTCTATAATATATAGAAGAAAGTGGGAAAGGGACCATTGGTAGGTGAGAGGTTTCACAAATCGCTTGTAAATGAAAGGAGACTGTCAGATACTTGATGGATCAACAGGGTGAAACAAAGTATCCCAGAATATTCAGGAGGAAACAGCAGCAAAGGACAAAGCCAATGGCCCTAAGAAACCCCAAAGGGTTAGGAATAGGACACAACTGGCATGATGGaggtcaggggtgagaaggaggGTCCCAAAATGAAAGGGTTAATTCAAAGTGGGCCCCTCTCACTTCCCCTTTTCAGCTTGATTGCTAAGAGATAGATTGTAGGAAGCCCCACATGTTCCTTCAGGTCCCAAACTACAGGCTCTTCTCTAAAGATATTGAACTTACTTACTGGGGCCAAAGGGGACCCCCAGGGTGGGTCCCAGCAGCAGCTAGTCCAGCCCTCCACTTAAACATTTGGGGGACCCCAGCTTAGGTCTAGCCATCTCCATGCTAATCCAAAAGAGCAGCATGCCTGCAGCTGAGCCCTGCCAACACTATGGAGCTGCCAGTCAGCATACCCATTCCTGGGAGAGACCTAGGGAGAAAAACAGCCACACGCCTAAATCAGCAAGAAAACCCATAGCAGCTCTGGAGAAAAATCAACACCATTCTCCATTATTAAGTAGGAATTGACAATCATCAGATAGAAGACAAACACCCGAGCATGAAATGACAAAGATATACAAACAGAACAAATCACTCCAAAAGCAACAGGAAATTCAGTgaacagaagaaaatgtaaaaaccaaagAACCCTCTAATTAAAATCCCCAGAGATTTTGAGATGTTGTATGGCTATGGATACAAGAGcagggggacttctctggtggtccagtggctaagaatccacactcccaatgcaggggacctgggtttgatccctggtcagggaactagatcccacatgccacaactgaagattccacatgccacaataaagatctcacatgcagcaatgaagatcccacctgtggcaactaagacccggcacagacaaataaatacataaataaatattttttaaaaaaggagctgGAAGCTATTACAAAAGAACAATcagaaaattaatttgaaaaaattaatagaataattggaagataaaaatcaaagaaatttccCAGAGCATaaggcaaagagagagaaaaaaaatttaaagtatcaATCCAGAAAATCAATTACCTGACTAACAGAAGTTCCATAGATAAAACAGAGACAGTGGATCAaacaaataatagaaaaacaCTTGCCCAGGGCTCCAAAGAAACAcagttttcagattttaaaaattcacatagcATTGACAGCCACACGTCTTTAACACATTTCTACATACTGAGGATAGGGTATATCTTaaagcagagagagggagaggggaagggaagttggggtggaagggagagagagaaagtgagatgGAAGCAAAGAgatgttctttaaaaatcagtAGTCAGgaaggcagagtcaagatggcagtgtgggaagacaccaagttagcatctccccacaactagggagGGTGCCGGCTGCTGGTGGGGgaccctgatgcccaaggagatgggaggaaccaaGTGAATGGGTAGGATGTTGGGGGACAgagtggggaggagaagtggaggccagacaggattaGCACCCCTGAGGCTGGGGATATCAGGAGAGGTAGGcgggaggggccctctgggaggagcaggagaggaggggagggcgaTTGCTCCACCCACTCGGGCCTGGGGAGCCTGCTTAACTCCCAGgccagtcccctgccctccaaggtcccaccctccccccagctgcattggtcctgggggcataggaagaAGGCcgaggggagaacaggagaggcaagTACAGGGGCCCTCCGGGtcaggaggagcaggagaggagaggagagcatttgccccacccacttgagcccaggaagcctgctgggctcccaggtgaggtcccaagccctctgagaccaggagtGGGGGGCATGCCTCGGCCCCTTCTGCTCCTTGAGTCTAAGCCCCACTCCCCCaaagcccccagggccttttctagccctgtgggtcctaagcataggccccacccactgcccaaacctcgcccttgcttaggccccaccctccacagccaaggccttttccacattttctgtttttttctctcctttctgtccTCTTTTTTACTCTTGTGGTACTgttgtaccttctggttgttaattcatctatatttttatttttatattctttctaacatatctgttagtttcctagtctaattttattttttactttgttattgttttctctctttttttttttttttttttgccaccccacacagcttgtgggatcttggttcacaagccaGTGGTCAGGCCAAAGCTCCTGCAGTGAGAACTATGTGTTGGAAcaactggactaacagagaacctcagaccccagggaatattcactgGAGTGAGATCtcatggaggtcctcatctcagcaccaagacccacctctacccaacagcctacaaactccagcgttggaagcctcaggccaaacaacaactAAGACCGGAACACAATCCCACTTATAAacgtttatgcacccaacataggagcacctcaatatataaggaaaATGCTGGCAACCATGAAATGAGAAATcaagagtaacacaataatagtaggggatgttaacacgccacttacaccaatggacagatagtccaaacagaaaataaataaggaaacacaagctttaaatgacacaatagaccagatagacttaattaatatttatagaacattccatgcgaaagtggcagaatacactttcttctcaagtgcacacggaacattctccaagacagatcacatcttaggtcacaaatcaagcctcagaaaatttagcaaaattgaaatcatatcaatcatcttttctgaccacaatgctatgagattggaaatcaactgcaggaaataaaaaaacagtaaaaatgcaaatacacggaggctaaacagtgtgctactaaataaccaagagatcactgaaaaaatcaaaggagaaattaaaaaatacatagaaacaaatgacaatggaaacgtGACAGCGCAAAACCTCTGGGACGTAACaatagcagttctaagagggaagattatagcaattcaaactcacctcaagaaacaagaaaaatatcaaataaacaatgtaaccttacacttaaaacaactagataaagaagaacaaagaaaacccaaagtcagtagaaggaaagaaatcataaaagtcagagcagaaataaatgaaataaaatgaagaaaacaatagcaaagatcaataaaactaaaagctggttctttgagaagataaacaaaattgataaacccttagccagactcatcaagaaaaaaagggagaggaaacaaatcaataaaactagaaatgaaaaaagagtaatcacaactgacaccacagaaatacaaaggattattactactacaaacaactatatgccaataaaatggacaaccatgaagaaatggacagagcAGCAGGGAGGGGTTCTTTACCGGGTCCGGCTGCTGAAGCTCGGCGCTCGGTTTACCCCTGCAGCGACGCCCCCTGGTCCCACCGGTACCACTGCTGCTCCCGCCCCTTCGCTTCTCGGCCGCGCAATGGGCAACCGCGACGACGAGTACAACTACCTCTTCAAAGTTGTCCTTATCGGAGATTCTGGTGTTGGAAAGAGTAATCTCCTGTCTCGATTTACTCGAAATGAGTTTAATCTTGAAAGCAAGAGCACCATTGGAGTAGAGTTTGCAACAAGGAGCATCCAGGTTGATGGGAAAACAATAAAAGCACAGATATGGGACACGGCAGGGCAAGAGCAATACCGAGCTATAACATCAGCATACTATCGTGGAGCTGTAGGTGCCTTATTGGTTTATGACATTGCTAAACATCTCACGTATGAAAATGTAGAGCGATGGCTGAAAGAACTGAGAGATCATGCTGATGGTAACATTGTTATCATGCTTGTGGGCAATAAGAGTGATTTGCGCCATCTCAGGGCAGTTCCTACAGATGAAGCAAGAGCTTTTGCAGAAAAGAATGGTTTGTCATTCATTGAGACATCTGCTCTAGACTCTACAAATGTAGAAGCTGCTTTTCAGACAATCTTGACAGAGATATACCGCATTGTTTCACAGAAGCAAATGTCAGACAGACGTGAAAATGACATGTCTCCAAGCAACAATGTGGTTCCTATTCATGTTCCACCAACCACTGAAAACAAGCCAAAGGTGCAGTGCTGTCAGAACATATAAGGCGTTTCTCTTCTCCCCTAGAAGGCTGTGTATAGTCCAGTTCCCAGGTCtgagatttaaatatatttgtaattctTGTGgtcatttttgtgttttattacttCCTCATACTTATGAATTTTTCCATGTCTTAAGTCTTTTGATTTTAGCTTTATAAAATCATCCACTTGTCCCGAATGACTGCAGCTTTTTTTTCATGCTATGGCTTCACTAGCCTTAGTTTAATAAACTGAATGTTTGGATTCCTCAATTATTGTTTACTTTTCATCATGGAAGCTGTCACTGTAGGACATAATATAACTTGATCCCTTGAAGCTCAGATCTGTTGGTCTTGATTAAATCAAATTAAGAAGACTGTAGAAATAAGCTATCATTTTGCCACAGAGCAGCTTATAATTAATATACTCTTCTCTCAGTGCAGTGTATATTTCCATAAATCTAAGAATTGCCCTATAAACATAGCAGAATTTTGAGAGcttaaaatttttccattattCTGGAAGTCAATTTCTAACATGCCTTAATAGGGTTATGTAGTTtagtaaattttgttttttaatttttgtaaacatCAAAGTTGATCAGAGAGGGGGGCACTTTTTTCTGGATAAGAATTATCTTAATAAACACAAAAGACTGTGATGATTTCAGTAGCAGTATGGTTATGGGGCCATATGTTAAACAGTGCTGCCTGGCAGGCTGGGAACTGGAGAGACTGGTGGAATTCCATATGAGGTGCCTCTGTTACAGTAATCAGGCAGcccaagtcatttaacttctctaatttcccagcagtaGATTGTGTGGCATTTTATTGCTCAGGCAATAACTGGTTTAATGCTCTTAGTATCCAATGGTGAAGTGTTAATTTTGTCTTAAAACCTTCCAGTAAATGAAATGCAACCTAGTTTTATCACCATATCCACCAGCAGgcatggaaaattattttaacaatgcTGATTTTTGAGTTTTGCAGTATATTATGGAATATAGTCCAGTTAAATATCTGGTTTCAGTATGTCTAAAGAATACAGTGAGAGGTTAATTTTTGCTCAAGTGGTGCCACTTAAAGGCATGTATTCTTTTAGTATGCAAGATGAAATAGTACCTTGAGTTAAATAGGCATTGTACAAACCTGAAAGTTTTCTTCCACTACATTATTGAAATCAATGGAGCAACTCATTTCTCATTCAGAAATGtgcacactaatatatatatatatatatgtatatatatatattttttttttttgcggtatgcgggcctctcactgttgtggcctcccccgttgcggagcacaggctccggacgcgcaggctccggacgcgcaggctcagcggccatggctcacgggcccagccgctccgcggcatatgggatcctcccagaccggggcacgaacccgtatcccctgcatcggcaggcggactctcaaccacttgcgccaccagggaggccctgcacactaatatttagttttgttttcttgtggaTAGTGTTGAGCACTTAACTCTGAAGTGTTCTACAAGTTGTGTTAACTAAAGTGATACTATTCAGGATGGTGGAATATCCCcaaaatatacatgtgtgtgGGCTTGCATAGACTACTATGTTTCATAGTTAATCTTCTGTCTTTTGCGGTGCTCATGACGTGTGGGGCGCATGGAAGGCATTGCTGTGATTAGTCAATTTAGTTTTTCTCTGtagctgttttattattttggtgTATTGGTTATGAAGATACTACTATCTATTTGTAAATCGCtactttgtattttattcatgctctgtaacttgatttttttttagttattgatTTGGAATATATTCACATTCTAATAAATAGTTATAGGGGgactattcaaaaaaaaaaaaagaaatggacaaattcttggaaaggtacaattttccaagactgaaccaggacaaattagaaaatataaacagacctatcacaagtaatgaaactgaaaccataattaaaaatattccaacaaacaaaagtccaggaccagatggcttcacaggcaaattctattaaacatttagagaagagctaacactgatccctctcaaacgcttccaaaaaattacagagggagaaacactcctaaattcattctatgaagccaccatcaccctgatataaaaaccagaaaaaatatcacaaaaaaagaaaattacagaacaatatcactgatgaacacagatgcaaaaatcctgaacaaaatactagcaaacagaatccaacaacacattaaaaggatcatacaccatgatcaagtgggacttatcccagggatgcaaggagtcttcaatatatacaaatcaatcaatgtgatacaccacattaacaaattaaggaataaaaccatatgataatttcaataaatgcagaaaaagcttttgacgaaattcaatacccatttatgagaaaaactctctagaaaatgggcagagagggaacctacctcaacacaataaaggccatatacgacaaacccacagtaagcatcatactcaaaggtgaaaaactgaaagcatttccacaaagatcaggaacaagacaaggatgtccactcttgccactcttattcaacatagttttggaagtcctagccaaggcaatcagagaagaaaaagaaataaaaggaatacaaattgaaaagatgtaaaactgtcactgtttgcagatgacatgatactatacatagaaaatcctaaatatgacaccagaaaactactagaactaatcaatgaatttggaaaggttgaaggatacaaaattaatgcccagtaatctctggcattcctgtacaccaacaatgagaaatcaaagaaacagtcccatttaccattgcaacaaaaagaataaaatacctaggaataaacctgcctaaggaggtgaaagacttatactcagaaaactataaaacactgatgaaagaaatcaaatatgacatacacagatggagaaatataccatgttcttggattggaagaatcaatattgtgaaaatgactatactacccaaagcaatctacagattcaatgcaatccctatcaaactaccaatgtcattcttcacataattagaacaaaaattttacaattcgtatggaaatataaaagaccccaaatagccaaagcaatcctaagaaagaaaaacagagttgtaAGAATCAGGCTCTCCGACTTCAAACTAtgccacaaagctacagtaatcaagacagtatggtaccagcacaaaaacagatatagatcaatggtactggatagaaagcccagagataaacccacgcacatatggtcacctaatttatgacaagggaggcaagaacatacaatggagaaagaacagcctcttcaataagtggtgctgggaaaactggacagctacatgtaaaagaatgaaattagaacaccacctatcaccatacacaaaaataaactccaaacggatcaaagatctaaatgtaaaacgagacactataaaactcttagaggaaaacctaggaaaaacactctttgacataaaccacaggaagatcttttttttttttttttttgctgtacgcgggcctctcactgctgtggcctctcccgttgcggagcacagtctccggacacacaggctccgcggccatggctcgcgggcccagccgctccgcggcatgtgggatcttccgggatcggggcacgaacccatgtcccctgcatcggcaggcggactctcaaccactgcgccaccagggaagcccaggaagatcttttttgacccacctcctacagtaatggaaacaaaatcaaaaataaacaaatgggacttaattaaacttaaaagcttttgcacggcaaaagaaaccataaaaagacaaaaagacaaccctcagaatgggagaaaatacttgcaaatgaaacaacagacaaaggattaatctccaaaatatacaaacagctcatggagctcaatatcaaaaaacaaacaatccaattaaaatatgggcagaaaacctaaatagacatttcaccaatgAAGAtgtgcagatggccaagaagcacatgaaaagatgttcaacatcactaattattagagaaatgcaaatcaaaactacaatgaagtaacacctcacactggtcagaatgggtattatcaaaaaatctagacgcaataaatgctggaaagggcatggtgaagagggaaccctcctgcactgttggcgggaatgtaaattgatacaaccactatggaaagcagtatggaggttcctgaaaaagctaaaaatagaactaccatttgactcagcaatcccactactgagcatataccctgagaaaaccataattcaaaaagagacatgtaccacaatgttcattgcagcactatttacaatagccaggacatggaagcaacctaaatgtccatcaacagatgaatggataaagaagatgtggcacttacatacaatggaatattactcagccataaaaaggcacaaaattgagttatttgtagtgaggtggatggacctagtgtctgtcatacagagtgaagcaagtcagaaagagaaaaacaaataccgtatgctaacacatatatatggaatctgaaaaaaaaaaggtactgatgaacctagttgcagggcaggaataaagatgtagtcatagagaatggacttgaggacatggggtgggaggggcaagctggggcaaagtgagagtagcatcaacatatatacactaccaaatgtaaaatagttagctagtgggaagccacagcatagcacagggagatcagcttggtgctttgcgatgacctagaggggtaggataggcaggatgggagggaggctcaagagggagaggatatggggacatatgtatgcatatggctgattcactttggtgtacaacagaaactaacacagtattgtgtagcaattatactccaataaaaatctatttaaaaaatcagtagtcAGATTGACATCAGATTTCTCATCAACACTGGATTCTAGAAGACAATGGATCTATTTCCTTCAAAGTTCTAAGGGAAAATCATTTGAATGTAAAATTCTATATACTGCTAGAATGTCCATCAAATGTCAGGTTGACATAAAATGTGGCAGCACATGAAGTGTGGCTGCCATGAGAATACACCTTGTAGATCTCTGATTATGGGGAGTACAGGTGATGTGGTCTCCACTTTTGTGCCTCAAATCCATTGACACATTTATCAGTCAATTACTGAATGTAGCAGAGATACTGAGGATGTTTCTGGGAGACAGGTCCAACATCACTCAGGTCCAACCTGCATCATGGTCTCCAGAACTTACCCAACTGCTTCTCTAATTTTCATCATGCAGGTACATTTCATCCCATCCTGGACTCTATTTCTCAATGGACCCAGAAAGTTTACCTCCTACACATACTTCTTGAAGAAAAGCCAGAAGCAACAAgggtaaaaaggaaaatagaaaaaatcagAATGAGCAGGACATGAGATATAAATGGCAGACCTAACCACAGCTCAGTCAATATGAAGTTGTGCAACACGCCTGAGAAAACAATTAGAGAGGAAGTCTGGTTTGAAGATGGTTGTTCAAGGTCACTTTTCCCCCTCTCCCTGGAATGTATCAGAAAGCAATAGGAGaatgagaaacaaaaatacaaatgccATTTTAAGAGAAACTTAGAGGCAGCTAAAACCCTGGTCCATACAATAGGTGAAAGGGCTGGCATAAACAGAGTTTGGAGGGGGGGAGGTTGTACAGAGAAAGGATGCTTCATGGAGAAGGCGCCATGGCCACAGCTCTCAGGAAAGCAGCAAAAGCACTCTTCTTAAAGATGAGAGGCACACTTGACAGGCAAACCCAAAATCTCCTTTTTCTGAACATGTTTAAGAAGTACGCTAGCTGTCAGGAGAAGCTTCCTTGAATCTAGTTTCATTCCAAAATTCAAAGAAGATGGAATAAGAAATCACGTTGGTAAACCATAATTACAGAAAGTGGTCTATCTCTTTGGcagtaagggggaaaaaataactttcacattaaaacaaacaaaaaaatatatagctcAGTCACCCTTCTTAATTAGCTGGGAAGAATAAAAGCTAAAcaagtatacacacacaaattccAGTTAGTCTGGGACATGACCTTGGCCCCACTAACACATGAATCTCATTCAATAGCTAGTCCAGGAAAAACTCACCTCCTTCAATGATGAGTAATTTAAAACTAAGCAGCATAGACTCTCTGCAAAAATGctagaagaaaagaggaagaaggaaacaggaaaaacaaatgacAGATGAAGAGCCTGTAAATGTCATCATAGAGCAGATGAAAATTTTGACACAAATATTTCACCATGAATTTCAAAAATATGCAATAAGGCAATAATCTCCAGAAAGTAAGAGGACAAAGAAGAGATGCAAGAGCTTGGGGAAAAGATAATGAAACAATAGAAGGAGATGAAAAGTGAACTGACAGAACTcaagaaagaagtgaaagaaatagatgaaaccatgatttaaatgaaagaaaataagcacCGTGGA is drawn from Mesoplodon densirostris isolate mMesDen1 chromosome 14, mMesDen1 primary haplotype, whole genome shotgun sequence and contains these coding sequences:
- the LOC132501576 gene encoding ras-related protein Rab-11A-like; its protein translation is MGNRDDEYNYLFKVVLIGDSGVGKSNLLSRFTRNEFNLESKSTIGVEFATRSIQVDGKTIKAQIWDTAGQEQYRAITSAYYRGAVGALLVYDIAKHLTYENVERWLKELRDHADGNIVIMLVGNKSDLRHLRAVPTDEARAFAEKNGLSFIETSALDSTNVEAAFQTILTEIYRIVSQKQMSDRRENDMSPSNNVVPIHVPPTTENKPKVQCCQNI